Proteins encoded in a region of the Aquila chrysaetos chrysaetos chromosome 25, bAquChr1.4, whole genome shotgun sequence genome:
- the VASN gene encoding LOW QUALITY PROTEIN: vasorin (The sequence of the model RefSeq protein was modified relative to this genomic sequence to represent the inferred CDS: deleted 1 base in 1 codon), producing the protein MNQLILCTLLLLAPRDLAGACPTGCQCQDPKTILCAARRGQTVPRGLPPNTLSLYVFENGITMLSEDSFAGLPALQLLDLSQNKITSIQKNIFQPLTELVNLDLSSNQLQEITNETFHGLRLLERLYLQKNRIQHIHAAAFDTLENLLELKLQNNQLWAVPPLDLPNLLLLDISWNKIPTIAPGAFHAVNIESLKIAGLGLTSLNEELFQAQNNLHELDVSDNLLERVPAVLRRLGSLTKLSLAGNARISQLPAEDFHNLHNLQELDISNLNINTIPRDFSSFFPRLRAVTAAGNPFNCICQMSWLVQWVNASSVVLRRPEETRCHFPPKNSGKLLHHLQYADFGCPTTTTTTTPTTPRTTTLPPPAPLPTSSRPVPQPSTAAPTLGALAPQGSSTPVPFSGPPAPTSPPPPICPPRTCLNGGTCHLGAQNHLECLCPVGFAGVYCEAEVRGTTPSPATQALPPSRRISITQVSSTSLKVDLQNYVQSKAQLKGIRLSYRNLSGPDKRPVMLRLPASLSEYTVRALKPNCTYRVCIGPLGEKVSKEEHCAEAQTLPVSHQQHSPVTQSKDSNLTLMIVPALAAVLLLVVVVTAGMYYRRHRRAKAHAGTGVDASPLELEGVKACLENGDLSSHGHKVPEAAMLSGGSECEVPLMQSHYPSNNNTPGLKPSYF; encoded by the exons ATGAACCAGCTGATCCTTTGCACGCTGCTTCTCTTGGCCCCCAGGGACCTGGCTGGGGCATGTCCCACAGGCTGCCAGTGCCAAGACCCCAAGACCATCCTGTGTGCGGCTAGACGGGGCCAGACCGtgccccgggggctgccccccaACACCCTCTCCCTCTACGTCTTTGAGAATGGCATCACGATGCTCAGCGAGGACAGCTTTGCGGGCCTGCCTGCCCTCCAGCTCCTGGACCTCTCACAAAACAAGATCACCAGCATCCAGAAAAACATCTTCCAGCCCCTGACAGAACTCGTCAACTTGGACCTGTCCTCCAACCAGCTGCAGGAGATCACCAACGAGACCTTCCATGGGCTGCGGCTGCTGGAGCGTCTCTACCTGCAGAAGAACAGGATCCAGCACATCCATGCTGCTGCCTTCGACACGCTGGAGAACCTGCTGGAGCTGAAGCTGCAGAACAACCAGCTCTGGGCCGTGCCCCCCCTCGACCTGCCCAACCTCCTGCTGCTGGACATCAGCTGGAACAAGATCCCCACCATTGCACCGGGGGCCTTCCACGCTGTCAACATCGAGTCCCTCAAGATCGCGGGGCTGGGCCTGACGAGCTTAAACGAGGAGCTCTTCCAGGCCCAGAACAACCTCCACGAGCTGGACGTCTCCGACAACCTGCTGGAGCGTGTCCCGGCGGTGCTGCGGCGGCTGGGGAGCCTCACCAAGCTCAGCCTGGCCGGCAACGCCCGCATCTCCCAGCTGCCGGCGGAGGACTTCCACAACCTTCACAACCTCCAGGAGCTGGACATCAGCAACCTCAACATCAACACCATCCCTCGGGATTTCTCCAgcttcttccccaggctgcGAGCCGTGACGGCCGCCGGCAACCCCTTCAACTGCATCTGCCAGATGAGCTGGCTGGTGCAGTGGGTGAACGCCAGCAGCGTGGTCCTCCGGCGGCCTGAGGAGACACGCTGCCACTTCCCCCCCAAAAACTCCGGCAAGCTCCTCCACCACCTGCAGTACGCCGACTTCGgctgccccaccaccaccaccaccaccacccccaccacgCCGCGCACCACCAcgctgccgccgcccgcgccgctccccaccagcagccgCCCGGTGCCGCAGCCCAGCACTGCCGCTCCCACCCTGGGGGCCCTGGCCCCGCAGGGCAGCTCCACGCCGGTGCCCTTCAgcggccccccggcccccaccagc ccccccccgcccatcTGTCCCCCTCGCACGTGTCTGAATGGCGGCACCTGCCACCTGGGTGCCCAGAACCACCTGGAGTGCCTGTGCCCGGTGGGCTTTGCCGGGGTGTACTGCGAGGCGGAGGTGAGGGGGACGACACCGTCCCCGGCCACGCAGGCACTGCCACCCAGCCGGCGGATCAGCATCACGCAGGTCAGCAGCACCTCCCTCAAAGTGGACTTGCAGAACTATGTCCAGTCCAAAGCGCAGCTGAAGGGCATCCGCTTGAGCTACCGAAATCTCTCTGGGCCAGACAAGCGGCCAGTGATGCTGCGTTTGCCGGCTTCACTCTCTGAGTATACGGTGCGGGCGCTGAAGCCCAACTGCACCTACCGTGTCTGCATCGGGCCCCTGGGGGAGAAGGTCTCCAAGGAGGAGCACTGCGCTGAGGCGCAGACCTTGCCGGTGAGCCACCAGCAGCACTCTCCCGTCACCCAGAGCAAGGACAGCAACCTCACCCTGATGATCGTCCCAGCGCTGGCCGccgtgctgctgctggtggtggtggtgactGCCGGCATGTATTATCGCCGGCACCGCCGGGCAAAGGCGCATGCCGGCACTGGGGTGGACGCGAGCCCGCTGGAGCTGGAAGGGGTGAAAGCCTGCCTGGAAAATGGGGATTTGAGCAGCCATGGCCACAAGGTGCCGGAGGCAGCAATGCTTTCTGGTGGCTCCGAGTGCGAGGTCCCGCTCATGCAGTCGCACTACCCCAGCAACAACAACACCCCAGGGCTCAAACCCTCCTATTTCTGA
- the PAM16 gene encoding mitochondrial import inner membrane translocase subunit TIM16, with translation MAKYLAQIILVGAQVVGRAFMRALRQEFAASRAAADARGRSERPQSAAASRIIGISLQEAQQILNVSNLNPEEIQKNYDHLFKVNDKSVGGSFYLQSKVVRAKERLDEELRIQAKDEKEKGWKAET, from the exons ATG GCCAAGTACCTGGCGCAGATCATTCTGGTGGGGGCCCAGGTGGTCGGACGGGCCTTCATGCGGGCGCTGCGCCAGGAGTTCGCAG CGAGCCGAGCGGCGGCAGACGCGCGAGGGCGCTCGGAGAGGCCCCAGTCCGCCGCTGCCTCCAGGATCATTGGCATCAGCCTCCAGGAAGCTCAGCAGATCCTCAACGTTTCAAACCTCAACCCGGAGGAGATCCAGAAG AACTACGACCACTTGTTCAAGGTGAATGACAAGTCGGTGGGAGGCTCCTTCTACCTGCAGTCCAAG GTGGTGAGAGCCAAGGAGCGTCTGGACGAGGAGCTCCGCATCCAGGCCAAGGACGAGAAAGAGAAGGGGTGGAAAGCCGAGACGTGA
- the LOC115335550 gene encoding coronin-7-like isoform X3 produces MDREPGDTAGESVPGHENNKDSRLLWMGSSDCLISVGFSQMREREVKLWDTRQFSRAMLTVALDTSPGAAIPLYDADTGLLVLAGKGENLLYCFEAAPAQPALTQVTQCRTEGSTRGLAAVPRLALDVMACEVLRILQLTDTALVPVSYLVPRKSVQDFHEDLFPDCAGMLPATGAQAWWAGDSQQVGRVSLHPARRPTETFTSPVIACTQLQAANTGPTDADRSEGSGYSSPSSLASPGSAATSLSASTGPSSGFASSPSQKSLQCILGPSSRFRHAQGRVLHRDTHLTNLRGLSLTTPGECDGFCANHQRVALPLLSAGGQIAVLELSKPGRLPDTAVPTIQNGAAVADLSWDPFDPRRLAVAGEDAKIRLWRIPEGGLREMLQEPEAVLRGHTEKIYSIRFHPVASDLLVSSSYDMTVRIWELSAGREALCLRGHTDQIFSLAWSPDGKKLATVSKDGRLRLYEPRRSPKPEQEGPGPEGGRGARLVWVCGGDYLLVSGFDSRSERRILLYRAQALPDGPLSVLGLDVAPSTLLPFYDEDTGVVFLTGKGDTRVFLYEVTPEPPYFLECNSFTSNEPHKGFVFLPKTACEVREVEFARALRLGQSTLEPVAFHVPRVKKEYFQDDIYPPTRVWWEPALSGSAWLAGKDGQQRRTSMRPADMTPVSEAPKEAPARKFVPASVYLEEKSDEQKKEELLNAMVARLGNRDDPLPQDSFEGVDEDEWD; encoded by the exons ATGGATCGAGAGCCTGGGGATACAGCTGGGGAA AGTGTCCCAGGACATGAGAACAACAAGGATTCCCGGCTGCTCTGGATGGGCTCCAGCGATTGCCTCATCTCCGTCGGGTTCAGCCAG ATGCGGGAACGGGAGGTGAAGCTGTGGGACACGCGGCAGTTCAGCAGGGCGATGCTCACCGTGGCGCTGGACACCTCGCCCGG GGCGGCCATCCCGCTGTACGACGCTGACACggggctgctggtgctggcGGGGAAG GGAGAAAACCTCCTGTACTGCTTTGAAGCAGCACCTGCGCAGCCAGCACTCACCCAGG TGACCCAGTGCCGGACGGAGGGCAGCACGCGGGGCCTGGCTGCCGTGCCGCGCCTGGCCCTGGATGTCATGGCCTGCGAGGTGCTCCGCATCCTGCAGCTCACCGACACCGCCCTCGTCCCCGTCAGCTACCTGGTGCCACGCAAg TCTGTCCAGGACTTCCATGAGGATCTGTTCCCTGACTGTGCCGGGATGCTGCCAGCCACCGGTGCCCAGGCCTGGTGGGCAGGGGACAGCCAGCAG GTGGGGAGGGTGAGCCTGCACCCCGCACGGAGACCCACGGAGACCTTCACCTCCCCTGTCATCGCCTGCAcgcagctgcaggcagccaaCACCGGCCCCACCGACGCCGACCGGAGC GAGGGCAGCGGCTACTCCTCGCCATCCTCGCTGGCCTCGCCGGGCAGCGCTGCCACCTCCCTCTCGGCCAGCACCGGCCCCTCCAGCGGCTTcgccagcagccccagccagaAGTCGCTGCAGTGCATTTTGG GGCCCAGCTCCCGCTTCCGGCACGCACAGGGCAGGGTGCTGCACCGCGACACCCACCTCACCAACCTGCGGGGGCTCAGCCTCACCACGCCGGGCGAGTGCGACGGCTTCTGCGCCAACCACCAGCGCGTCGCCCTGCCCTTGCTCTCTGCCGGTGGCCAGATCGCCGTCCTTGAG CTCTCCAAGCCCGGCCGTCTCCCTGACACGGCCGTACCCACCATCCAGAACGGCGCAGCAGTGGCTGACCTTTCCTGGGACCCCTTTGACCCGCGGCGCCTCGCTGTTG CGGGCGAAGACGCCAAGATCCGGCTGTGGCGGATCCCCGAGGGAGGGCTGCGGGAGATGTTGCAGGAGCCCGAAGCTGTCCTCCGAG GTCACACGGAGAAGATCTACTCCATCCGCTTCCACCCCGTGGCATCCGATCTCCTGGTTTCCTCTTCGTACGACATGACGGTGCGGATCTGGGAGCTGAGCGCCGGGCGGGAAGCCTTGTGCCTACGGGGACACACTGATCAG ATCTTCAGCCTGGCTTGGAGCCCTGATGGGAAGAAGCTGGCGACGGTGAGCAAAGATGGCCGGTTACGGCTCTATGAGCCCCGGCGCAGCCCTAAGCCTGAACAG GAGGGCCCGGGTCCCGAGGGGGGCCGTGGAGCACGCCTGGTTTGGGTTTGCGGCGGTGACTACCTCCTGGTGTCCGGCTTTGATAG CCGCAGCGAGAGGAGGATCCTCCTGTACCGGGCACAGGCTCTGCCCGACGGACCCTTGTCTGTCCTCGGCCTCGACGTGGCCCCTTCCACCCTCCTGCCCTTCTATGATGAGGATACTGGCGTTGTCTTCCTCACCGGCAAG GGTGACACCAGAGTCTTCCTCTACGAGGTGACACCCGAGCCCCCCTATTTCCTCGAGTGCAACAGCTTCACCTCCAATGAACCCCACAAG GGCTTCGTCTTCCTGCCCAAAACGGCGTGCGAGGTGCGGGAGGTGGAGTTCGCCCGGGCGCTGCGCCTCGGGCAGAGCACCCTCGAGCCGGTGGCTTTCCACGTGCCGCGCGTCAAG AAGGAGTATTTCCAGGACGATATCTACCCGCCGACCCGTGTCTGGTGGGAGCCAGCCCTCAGCGGCAGTGCCTGGCTGGCAGGGAAGGACGGGCAGCAGCGCCGCACCAGCATGCGGCCGGCCGACATGACACCAG TGAGCGAGGCCCCAAAGGAGGCTCCGGCGCGGAAGTTCGTCCCTGCGTCCGTGTACCTGGAGGAGAAGTCTGACgagcagaagaaggaggag ctcctgaaCGCCATGGTGGCCCGGCTGGGCAACCGGGACGACCCGCTGCCCCAGGACTCCTTCGAGGGGGTGGACGAGGACGAGTGG GACTAG